AGAACCTACTGAAAGTCAGTAAAATAGTCTGATTATTCTTCATGGAGGGAGTGTTGAGAGGAAATGTAACGACCAAGCGAGGCGCCGTGATTCAGGTAAACATCGCTAcgatttacatttttgttaatGCGTCATGGTTTGCAAAAGAGGACGGTAAGCTAAAGTGGTCATAATTAAACCCCCCATTGTATCCGACTAAATCAGTTAGAAAATcgattcaagaacagaaatggTCGGTTTACTTTGAGATATGTTATTTATCGCAGAGAtagcaatacaaaaatattggaaaatgacgtattaaatgtagaatttaaaaaaaaaaaaaaaaaaaaaaaaaccgcacAAAAAACCCCAGAAGCACTTTTATatcttcaatatttttataacatctattatagatgtacaaggtctgaaaaatGTCAAGTACAAGCTGTGAGAGAAGTTTGTTGCTTGTAAAAGTAGGTACCatatttaaaaatgacaaagttcatcTACATCacgtatatgtacatttttcgCAAGAACAGGCGCTTGGATGTGGCAGCAGCTACActctggaactctctgcctgataccctccgccgttgtcagaatttgaacacttctaaaaaaaaaaacatttaaaaacacatctttttagacttccatattattagtattataggtggttaaatctttatggtttctttaccatcattttaacatgactttttcaagtgtataattgtatatttatttcaactattgtattttatagcatttgattgtacggcgtggaacttttttcatgcatatcatgttttagattttagtaattttacttcacattattgatgtttttctagcattgttttgatattatcggtcttaatgctattataatttccttttactacgtttataacatgctgtatcatttttattgtgtgcagcgctttagagtggttattcatagtcatatagggcgctatatgaataaatattattattattattattattatgtccaATCACTTCCAATCACTTCCAGAaaaacacatgcacatctttaatGCTTCCATATCGTACaaaggatgtcaaataaatgagGAGTTGTTTACAAAAGTAGATACTGTCTATTCTTATAaactgacaaagttcaactacacgtAAAGTTTTCGAAAGatgtatgataatttttaaaaagacacatgcacatcttcaatgtgtccattacaactgtacaaagtCTGAGGAATATCAAGTTAGAGGTATGAGAGGGGTTGATCGCACAGAGTATGTACCTTATTACAAGGACGCCAGCCCGTTTGCACGTTGTACAACCCAGTCCAAAAATAGATGGCAGAATCACAGTTTAAGATGCATTTGaaagaaattataatttttaaaaaaaaactgatcAGCATACAGATTTAAAGTAATTCATTTATACGCAGATATAAACTCTAGGGGAAAAAGGAACTTATTCAGATGATCTTTtatttagataaatatatagatattttatggaaagtatatattaacagcaaactaaaaaccctattttatgacaaacgggatgatttcggcttcgccatcgtcaacttcccatatctatgtagcaatattccaatatcacctgcacctctcaactaattcgatatatGTTCCATATATGCACCACGTGTTAACTACTAGGCTTCAAATGTTCACCCCTTTGGTTCATATATGTACCACGTATCCACCACTCGGTTTTATAATGTGCCACATGTTCGCCACCCTGTTAGGTTCTGGGCCTCTTGTATCTTTTTTTCTATTCAttcattgatttaattttttgctCATTAAAACAGGATGAAAGAGACGTGGAGCAATTTCTAATTCCACTTGGAAGTGAAAAGAAACACATAAAGACACATACTGGTAATAAATCTTATAGTTATAATCtctggaaaaaaatcaaaataaagctGAAAGATTAAAGAAACACGAAAGAATGGATACAGATGAAAACCCTTGTAAATGTGACGTTTGTGGGAAAGAATTTAATGCTGCAGACCAACTGAAGAGGCACATGGTAGTACACACTGCAAAAAGACCGTTTAGATGTGAAATGTGTGTGAAGGGGTTCATATCTAGAACTTCTTTACAGAATCACCTGGTAACACACACGGGTGACAGATCTTttaaatgtgatgtctgtggaTTAACGCTTAGTCTAGCAGGAAATTTAAAGAGACACATGAAGACACATGCAGGTGAGAAACCTTTTCAGTGTCATGTATGTGGGAAAACCTACCGAACAGAAGGGTTATTGAAAAGGCACATTGCGACGCATACAGATaataaaaattttcaatgtGATGTATGTGGGAGGGCGTTCAAAGCTAGATGTTTTTTACAGAGACACAAAATAACACATACAGGCGAGAAACCTTATGAATGTGGTGTGTGTGGAATGGCGTTTAAATCTAGATGTGTTTTAAAGAGACACATAGTAACGCATACAAGTGACAGATCCTTGGAATGTGAAGTCTGTGGAAAGGGATATCGTCTAGcaggaaatttaaagaaacacaTGGAGACACATACAGATGAAAAACGTTTTCATTGTGGCGTATGTGAGAAAACCTTCCGAGCTAGATGGAATTTAAATCAACACATGAAGACACATTCAGATGATAAACCTTTTCAATGTGATATATGTGGGATGGGTTCAGGATAAATTTCTTCTTAGAGAGACATATGGTAACACATACAGGCGAGAGaccttataaatgtgatgtaTGTGGCAACACTTATACTCAGTTAGGAACTTTACAGATACACATGAGGACACatacaaatgagagagttaatAAATGCACATTCTGCGGGAGGACATTTCCTTGTGCTCAAAAGTTAAAGAAACACATGAAAACACATAATTacaaatgtgatgtctgtggaaAGGCTTATAGTCGATTAAGGTATTTACGAATACATAAAAAGACACATACAGGTGATGAAGATAAAACAGGTGATGCACTATATAGATGCGATATATGTGGGGAATATTTCGACCAgtcaaaacatttacaggcaCACATGAGGAAACACACCAGTTCTAGGCCATATGaatgtgatgtctgtggaaAAACCTTTTGTCAATTAGGAAATTTACAATCACACATGAGGACACACACAGGCGATCCACATAATAGTTCAGCGGGAAGGGGATTTCTGGTTTAGGGACCGTAAAAAACACGAGGATTCATACAGGTGATAAACCTTATATGTGTGATGTGTGTGGTAAGACATTTAATGTTTCATACAACTTACAGAAACACAAGAGAACACAACACAAGTGATAGACATGCGCATTAGAAATATTGCAGTGAAAGCTGGAACCTACAGAGGCTTGATATAATGtgcattagaaatattgcaGTGAAAGCTGGAACCTAGAGAGGCCTGATATAATGTGCATGAGAAATATTGCAGTGAAAGCTGGAACCTAGAGAGGCCTGATATAATGtgcattagaaatattgcaGTGAAAGCTGGAACCTAGAGAGGATGATATAACGtgcattagaaatattgcaGTGAAAGCTGGAACCTAGAGAGGATGATATAACGtgcattagaaatattgcaGTGAAAGCTGGAACCTAGAGAGGCCTGATATAACGtgcattagaaatattgcaGTGAAAGCTGGAACCTAGAGAGGCCTGATATAACGtgcattagaaatattgcaGTGAAAGCTGGAACCTAGAGAGGCCTGATATAATGTGCATGAGAAATATTGCAGTGAAAGCTGGAACCTAGAGAGGCCTGATATAACGtgcattagaaatattgcaGTGAAAGCTGGAACCTAGAGAGGATGATATAACGtgcattagaaatattgcaGTGAAAGCTGGAACCTAGAGAGGCCTGATATAATGTGCATGAGAAATATTGCAGTGAAAGCTGGAACCTAGAGAGGCCTGATATAACGtgcattagaaatattgcaGTGAAAGCTGGAACCTAGAGAGGATGATATAACGtgcattagaaatattgcaGTGAAAGCTGGAACCTAGAGAGGCCTGATATAATGTGCTTGAGAAATATTGCAGTGAAAGCTGGAACCTAGAGAGGCCTGATATAATGTGCATGAGAAATATTGCAGTGAAAGCTGGAACCTAGAGAGGCCTGATATAATGTGCATGAGAAATATTGCAGTGAAAGCTGGAACCTAGAGAGGCCTGATATAATGTGCATGAGAAATATTGCAGTGAAAGCTGGAACCTACAGACATGATATAACGTGCATGAGAAATATTGCAGTGAAAGCTGGAACCTAGTACAGAGGATGATATAATGTGATGATAACACAATTGATGgaccttatacatgtaatgtatggAGGAGGGCACTAAATGTTAAATGGGACATCCAGGGGTACATTTATGAATAATACTCACCAGATACAACTAATTACGATAATGGGAAGAAAAAGATTTGAATGCATGTCCTCCCTTTTCATTTGAGTCCTAGTACCACTGAGTTCAAGTTATTTCCTATATTAGAAAATCTACATTTAGGTGTTACTCTTATGCAAAATTCAACGAAATCACATTTTCTTAGCTAAtctttagctcacctaagccgaaggctcaagttaGCTTTTTTTATCAAAACGTTCCGTTGTCTGCCGTTTGCATCGTTGTTGGCGAtataaatttgtcaattttCATCTTACTCAGAACTACTttgctaatttcaaccaaacttggcacaaatcatccttggaggggatttaagtttgttcaaatgaagaaccATGTCCCCTTTAGAAGATAATcataaatatgcaaaaataggatggggtcattcaaaaatttcCTCAAGAACATCTGAGTCAGACTAgatcaaatttacatggcagcttcctgacatagtgctgattcaagttttaTAAAAATCTTGGTTCCCTGGGGTATGGTGGGGCCACTATTAGAGATAAAagttttacttgcaaatattTACGGAATCCTCTCAACCGCCATTGGgtcaaaaatgtcaaatttacatggcagctcCCTGGCTTCATGGGGCcgcaataagggatcaaagtattacatgcaaatatatagggaaaatctttaaaagttttctcgCGAAACGCTGGGCAAAAAAAGTTAACGTGGAAGCTTTCTGAAATAGAGTAGATGCAATTTAGTTAAAATCATGTCGGGGGGGTCAAGGCGGGGGTCAAGGCCGCAATAGGGGATGAAAAggtttacatgcgaatatatagggaagaGATTTAAGTAtgagtcaaggtgactcaggtgagtgatgtggcccatatGCCTTTTGTTTTAAATCATGAAATGGCATACATATTGTACCAGTTTCAAGAATTCCTTTTGAGTCAAAGTTTGTATAGGCGGATGTTTCGTCAAATTTTGTCCACTTAATATAGACTTAGTTCACTTGCTGGATTATGTATTTTTCAGATATCCAACATGTCTTATagttttaaatatgtttgtctttaatcagtatttataaaacaaaactgTCACTTGAAtatctgttgttgttttttttagaataatgattgattgatacgggatatcggaactagaaaattttggaactcttcagaaaaagaggTTGCGAAAATTATGCGTCACTTGGGCATCTCTTGTATACAAATTGGTGATGGTTAAAGACAACTCATttgtgatacaaaaatatctgcctggtttgaagattatttttcagaatgttgcaaatGAATGTCCTGgtatcaaaacatgaaatattgGATAAAATTTCTGAAGTTTGGCAGCGgagataaaacaaaaatctccagacgccccccccccccctccccttcttGACATCGCGTTAAATTATCATTTATCAATACAACATTTGTTATTAGTACTTGCAAAGATCGATTTATTAGCTGGTTACTTGATATAGTAGCGgtgaatggtagtggaaatgCAAATTAAGGTTAAATTGATGAATTGAACTCATACATGTACTGAAGGATATTCCCACCACCCCCTTTACGATTTAGGGGTTTGGGCATAACTGCTTTTTTGCTAAGATTTTTCATGTTAATCTAACGGCACCTTTTTTGTTTGTTCCCTACCCACCAACTTTCAAATACGACGCTAGACTGTCACTGAACTCACTATATCATAGGAAGTAAGTTACATGTGCTTGTTCACTGAAAAAGTTGCCCAAGTTCACACAGAAAACGTGATCCCGTTggacatactaaatattaaaaccgtgacggaatcggagacgaaataatgcttccgatattccgtattgattgtatactgtttaacgtcccgttcgagaatatttcaatcTTATGGAGACGCCATCATTGCAGGTGAATAGTTGACCTTTCGTGGCTCTAGctctttaggcctatgcttggcgcttacagcCGTTGAGCGGGGAGAGATCTTTAACGTGCctcgcctgctgtgacacagggttTCGGGTTTTGTagcctcatccgaaggactaccccatttagtcgcctcgtacgacaagATGAGACTGACTATAGTTAGTGATGTTTACCATACAACTGATGAGGCTGACTGTAGTTAGTGATGTTTACCATACAACTGATGAGATTGACAGTAGTTAGTTATG
This genomic window from Ostrea edulis chromosome 4, xbOstEdul1.1, whole genome shotgun sequence contains:
- the LOC125671296 gene encoding zinc finger protein 708-like, translated to MDTDENPCKCDVCGKEFNAADQLKRHMVVHTAKRPFRCEMCVKGFISRTSLQNHLVTHTGDRSFKCDVCGLTLSLAGNLKRHMKTHAGEKPFQCHVCGKTYRTEGLLKRHIATHTDNKNFQCDVCGRAFKARCFLQRHKITHTGEKPYECGVCGMAFKSRCVLKRHIVTHTSDRSLECEVCGKGYRLAGNLKKHMETHTDEKRFHCGVCEKTFRARWNLNQHMKTHSDDKPFQCDICGMGSG